The following nucleotide sequence is from Nitratidesulfovibrio termitidis HI1.
CAGCAGTGAGGTTGCGCCTGCGGCGGCCCGCAGCCAGAGAGCGCGTCGCGACGGGCAGGTGATCAAGCCAATGCAGGTCCGACCACACAGAGCCCTCGGCCACGATACTCCGGCGGAACTGGTTTTTGCCTCAGGCCAGCCATGTCCGACCTGAGGCAAAAAACGGGAAAATCCTCACACCGAACGGCCCGGGGCTGGGGGCATCTTCACACACCCCCGGCAACCTGCACCATTGGGAACCGGCAAGAGGTAGCCCGGAAAGGCCCAGGTTCGGCATATCCTGGCAATATGGTTCGTTTGCATTTCCAACAAAACAGTGTTCCCTCCCTTGCTCAAAAGCGGGAAGCATCAGACCAAGTCGAGCCTACCGCACTTTGACCAACCGCTCCACATCCACAATCCTCATCTATTTCACCATACAACTCCACGGTATCACCTGGCGCTACATTTTGCCCGGCCCATTTGTCCTGGTCAATTTCGACACTGATCGATTCCGTGGTATCCTTGAATAAATACTTATCCTTCCCAAGGTGTTGTATGATGCTGCCGCGCAACACGACGGGATAGTCATCACGCATGCCATGCGCTTGCTGCACCGTTCTGAAGGATACCCCAGGCCCGGAAAATCCGCCGGACAACGGAGCACTATGGAATCCTCCCTGACTTGTCGCGGCAAATGTTCTGGGCAGCCATGGCGCGGCAAGCAGCAACAACACGGCAAAGATACACAATCTCATTTTCGTCGGCATGGTACACCTCGCAGTTGTGGAAAGAGTATCGGTTGGTGTTTTCTTTGGGAATGGCACGCCGCATATCCCGTTGCCACCAGTACAAGTCATGCCGCGCACTTTTTCCCTACAGGCATACTCGCCGTCACCGCCACCGGCTCCGGCGTCTTCACCTGCCGACTCGCATGCTGTTCATCGTTGCACATCGAAACACCACAGCCCGACCGGGAAGCCGGGCCAGAACCCCGCGCGGGCAAGATGCCCTTCTTGCCGGCTGTCAACAGTAAGAAATATGCAAGACTCGTAGCGAATTTTCATATCTAAGGGCGGGGCAGGCGTGTAGGAAATGAAAGCATACCATCAGGAGGAAACAACATGCGGCTTATCGACAGCAGGAATATGGGACGAGGCAAGCACGGATGGCTGGACAGCCACTTTCACTTCTCCTTTGCCGAATATTACAATCCGGACAACATGCAGTTTGGCGTTCTAAGAGTTCTCAACGACGACACGGTGGCACCCGGAACGGGATTCGGACCGCATGCCCACGCAGACATGGAAATACTCTCGTATGTCATTGACGGCGAACTGACCCACGCCGACAGCATGGGGAACGAACGGACGCTGACGCGGGGACAGGTGCAATACATGAGCGCGGGGACAGGGGTGCGGCATAGCGAATACAACCACGGGAAAAAACTTCTGCGGTTCCTGCAAATATGGATTTTACCCGACCGGAAAGGGTATGCGCCTCAATACGGCGACCACCGCTTCGCGTTCACGGAAAGAGTAAACAACTGGCTGCCAATCGCCACGGGTGTACAGAACAGCCAGTCAACGGCGCCGATCAAAATCCATGCGGACATCAATGCCTATGCGACGTCAGTAAGCCAAGGGCAGCACATGGAATTCTCGGTATCTTCCGGACGGCAGGCGTATCTGGTGATGATCGAAGGGCAGGCCACGATCAACGGCACCAGAGTTTCCATGCGTGATGCCGTTGAAATCGTTGAAGAAAACATTTTCATACACCCTGAAAGCACGGCGCACATGCTGATCATAGAAATGGCAAAGGCATGAGCAAGAACGGAGTGAGGCATGCCGGATTCTTGCAATTCCTGTCGTGCCCTGCGGGCACGGCGACCTGAACGCGCCTCATCCCCGACATGCGCTGACAACCGCAGCACAACGCCCTGCTTTTGCCAACAACGACACAAGGGGATGTCATGAATGACCATGGCGTGATTCTCGTCAATGCCAAAATCACCACGCTGGACCGCCACACCCCCACGGCACACTCCGTTGCAATCCGTGACGGTCGTTTCCTTTTCGTCGGCCCCGAAGCCGAGGCGCGCGCCGCGGCCCCAAACGCCGCGATTATCGATGCCCAAGGCAGACGCGTCATTCCCGGCCTGATCGACAGCCACACCCACGTCATCCGGGGCGGTCTGAACTACAATATGGAATTACGCTGGGATGGCGTTCCCAGCCTGTCCGATGCGCTTGCCATGCTCAGGATACAGGTCGACCGCACGCCTCCGCCGCAATGGGTGCGCGTCGTGGGCGGTTTTACAGAGCATCAATTCGCCGAAAAAAGGCTGCCCACGATCGATGAGTTGAACGTCATCGCTCCCGACACGCCGGTGTTCATCCTGCATCTCTATGACCGGGCCCTGCTGAACGCAGCGGCACTGCGCGCCGTCGGGTACACGAAGGACACGTCCGACCCGCCTGGCGGAGAAATCGTGCGCGATGCCGCCGGTCATCCCACCGGGCTGCTGCTGGCCCGGCCCAATGCCACGATCCTGTACGCCACACTTGCCAAGGGGCCAAAACTGGCGCCGGAATACCAGATGAATTCCACGCGGCACTTCATGCGCGAACTCAATGCGCTCGGCGTGACCAGCGTGATCGATGCAGGTGGCGGTTTCCAGAACTACCCCGAAAATTACGAGATCATCGAAAAGCTGCACGCCGAAGACTTGCTGACGATTCGCATCAGTTACAACCTGTTCACGCAAAAGCCGAAGGAAGAACTGGCGGAATTCTCGTCCTGGGTAAAGCGGCTTTCGCCGGGCCAGGGCGATGACAGATACCGCCACAACGGCGCCGGGGAAATGCTTGTCTATTCCGCTGCGGATTTCGAAGACTTCCGGATGGAGCGTCCTGAAATGCCGCCGAACATGGAGGCGGACCTCGAACCCGTCATCCGCCTTCTGGCAGAGCACAAGTGGCCCTGGCGTCTGCATGCCACCTACGACGAAACCATAGGGCGCGCGCTGGACGTCTTTGAAAAGGTCAATCGGGATATCCCGCTCTCCGGCATCAACTGGTTCTTCGATCATGCCGAAACGATAAGCGACCACAACATAGACCGCATCGCGGCGCTTGGCGGCGGCATTGCCGTGCAGCATCGCATGGCCTACCAAGGTGAGTATTTTGTCGAACGCCATGGCGCGGCGGCCGCGGCGCGCACCCCGCCCATCCGCCGCATGCTGGAGGCGGGGCTTCACGTCGGGGCCGGTACGGACGCCACGCGTGTGGCGAGTTACAACCCGTGGGTTTCGCTTTCCTGGCTGGTGACATCGAAAACCGTCGGCGGGCTTTCCCTCTATCCGGCAGCCAACCGCCTGGACCGCGAAACCGCGTTGCGCCTCTGGACCGACGCGAACACCTGGTTCTCTGCCGAGCACGGCAAGAAAGGCCGGATCAGCGTCGGCCAGCTTGCGGATCTGGCTGTTCTTTCAGATGATTATTTCTCCGTGCCAGAAGACCAGATAGTGCATTTGCGGTCCGTGCTCACCCTTTTGGGCGGCAAGGTAGTTCACGGCGAGGGGGATTACGCCCCACTTGCGCCGGAATTGCCAAAGCCGATGCCGGCGTGGTCGCCAGTGACCAGTTTTGGCGGCTATCACCGGCCGCAAGAATTCCGCACGAAGCTGGCCCGGCATTGCGGGTGCGCCAACAACTGCGTGGTGCATGGCCATGACCACGCGGCGGCGCTTGGCGCGGCGTCCCCCGCAGCGGACGCCAGAACCTTCTGGGGCATCTTCGGATGCAGTTGCTGGGCAGTGTAGCAACGCCTGCACGCACACCTTTGGGCGCACGGCGTTGCCGTGCGCCCCGTCTGCGGAAAGGCCGTGCCGCCGGTCCCCGTTCCCTGCATGGCCGAACCGGCACATCCCCCCCCGAGAGGCCGCAAGGGAAATACCCTGCCCCTCGCCCATGGAAGGCGCATCATGACTGCATCGCGCAACGTGAACCCGTTGAGTACCCCGGTATTCCGGGCGCTATGGATCGCCACCATCATCTCCAA
It contains:
- a CDS encoding NirD/YgiW/YdeI family stress tolerance protein, with amino-acid sequence MPTKMRLCIFAVLLLLAAPWLPRTFAATSQGGFHSAPLSGGFSGPGVSFRTVQQAHGMRDDYPVVLRGSIIQHLGKDKYLFKDTTESISVEIDQDKWAGQNVAPGDTVELYGEIDEDCGCGAVGQSAVGSTWSDASRF
- a CDS encoding pirin family protein; translated protein: MRLIDSRNMGRGKHGWLDSHFHFSFAEYYNPDNMQFGVLRVLNDDTVAPGTGFGPHAHADMEILSYVIDGELTHADSMGNERTLTRGQVQYMSAGTGVRHSEYNHGKKLLRFLQIWILPDRKGYAPQYGDHRFAFTERVNNWLPIATGVQNSQSTAPIKIHADINAYATSVSQGQHMEFSVSSGRQAYLVMIEGQATINGTRVSMRDAVEIVEENIFIHPESTAHMLIIEMAKA
- a CDS encoding amidohydrolase, whose translation is MNDHGVILVNAKITTLDRHTPTAHSVAIRDGRFLFVGPEAEARAAAPNAAIIDAQGRRVIPGLIDSHTHVIRGGLNYNMELRWDGVPSLSDALAMLRIQVDRTPPPQWVRVVGGFTEHQFAEKRLPTIDELNVIAPDTPVFILHLYDRALLNAAALRAVGYTKDTSDPPGGEIVRDAAGHPTGLLLARPNATILYATLAKGPKLAPEYQMNSTRHFMRELNALGVTSVIDAGGGFQNYPENYEIIEKLHAEDLLTIRISYNLFTQKPKEELAEFSSWVKRLSPGQGDDRYRHNGAGEMLVYSAADFEDFRMERPEMPPNMEADLEPVIRLLAEHKWPWRLHATYDETIGRALDVFEKVNRDIPLSGINWFFDHAETISDHNIDRIAALGGGIAVQHRMAYQGEYFVERHGAAAAARTPPIRRMLEAGLHVGAGTDATRVASYNPWVSLSWLVTSKTVGGLSLYPAANRLDRETALRLWTDANTWFSAEHGKKGRISVGQLADLAVLSDDYFSVPEDQIVHLRSVLTLLGGKVVHGEGDYAPLAPELPKPMPAWSPVTSFGGYHRPQEFRTKLARHCGCANNCVVHGHDHAAALGAASPAADARTFWGIFGCSCWAV